CCGCGACGGAAGCCGCGGCCAGCGCGGGCGCCAGATCGCGCCGTCCCGCAGCCCGGCACGGATCGGCCAGCACGGGCAGGTGCGAGAGTTTGTGCAGCACCGGGATCGCCGTGACGTCCAGCGTGTTTTTCGTATACGAGCCGTAAGTCCGCACGCCGCGCTCGCACAGCATGACCGCCTCGTTGCCGCCTTCGAGAATCATGTCTGCGGAAACCAGCAGTTCCTGCACCGTCGCCGCCGCGCCGCGCTTCAGCAGAACAGGCTTGCGCGCCCTGCCCGCGGCGCGCAGCAGCGGGTAGTTCTGCATGTTGCGCGAGCCGATCAGCAGCACGTCGGCGTGCTCTTCGAGCGCCGGCACATCGCCCGCTTCCGTCGCCTCGCCCGCCAGGAACATGCCAAAGGTGTCCGCCGCGCGCCGCATCAGCGCCAGCGCCCCGGCATCCGGCGCCGTCAGATTCAGCGGCGAAAGATGCGCCCTCAGCCCGCCGGCGCGGAACAGCTTCGCGCCCCCGCGCGCCGCCAGCTCCGCGCATCGGAACAGTTGCTCTTCACCCTCGACGCTGCCCGGTCCCGCCATGAGCACGAGATTCTGGCCGCCGATTGCCACTTCGCCCGCCCGCGCGTTCTTCAGCCGGATGACCGTGCGCTCCGCCTTCGCCGCGCGCGCCGCGCGCTGATAGGGCGTCATCACGCGGTGGCACTCCATCACGCCGGGCATCACCTTGAATTCATCCGGGTCCACCAGCTCAGACGGACCCACCGCGCCCAGCACGGTATGCACTTCGCCGGTCGAGCGGTGCACGTTGAAATCGAGCCCGATGAGCTTCTCGATCACCGCTTCGATCTGCTCTTCCGTCGCGCCCTTCTCCATGATGATGATCATCGTTCCTGCTCCTTGCGCAGCCGCTCCTTCTGCAGCAGGCGCATCTCGTCGATGATGCGTTCGAACAGCCGCCGCACGGCGCTCTCCGACAGCGGACCGGGGTTCTTCGACGTCACGTTGTGGAAGACCTCTTCCTCCCGCTTTGGCTCGTAGACCGGCAGCGCCGCAGCCTTCTTCACGTCTCCGATCTGCGCCGCCACCAGCGCGCGCCGGTTCAGCAGATCGAGGATCTGCAGATCGAGGACATCGATCTTCCTGCGCAGCTCGTCCAGCGCCGCCTGCGCCTCCTCCGCCGTCAACGGTTGGTTCCGCTCAGCTCCCTGCACAACTGCTCCAGCCTCGCTTCCAGCTCCTCATCCGCGCTCCCGTCCACCACGCGCATCACCGCGCTGCCCACGATGGCGCCGTCGGCGTAACGTCCGACTTCCTCCACATGGGCGCGTTTCGAAATGCCGAAGCCCACCGCCAGCGGCAGCGCCGTGCGCGCCCGCAGCCGCCGCGCCAGGTCCTCCACGCTCTGGCTCACCGTGTCGCGCGCGCCTGTCACGCCGGTGCGCGAGACAACATACACGAAACCGCTCGAGTACTGCGCCACGAGATCGAGTCTCCGGTCCGTGCTCGTCGGCGCAGCCAGGAAGATCCGGTCCAGCCCGTGCCGCCGCATCGCCTCCACCGGCTCTTCCGCCTCTTCCACGCTCAGGTCCGTGATCAGCACGCCATCCACGCCCGCCGCGCGCGCGTCGCGGCACAGCCGGTCGAACCCGTAGCGCATCAGCGGGTTGATGTAGCTGAACAGCACGATCGCCATTTCGCTGCGTCGGCGGATCTCGGCTGCAATCTCCAGCACGCGCTCCACGGTCGTTCCCGCTTTCAACGCGCGGTCCGAAGCTTCCTGGATGACAGGCCCGTCGGCGATCGGGTCCGAGAACGGGACGCCGAGCTCGAGAATGTCGGCGCCGCCGCGTTCCAGCGCCAGTGCCAGCGCAGGCGTCCGCTCCGGCCGCGGGTCGCCCGCCGTGAGATACGTGATCAGCGCCGGGCGTCCCGCCGCGCGCGCCGCCGCGAACCGTTGCGTGATCCGTTCAGTCGACTCCATCGGCAGCATCCAGTTCCGGAAAATTCTCGCGATAAATATCGGTGTCCTTGTCTCCGCGCCCGGAGAGGTTCACGATGAACACCTGCCCCTTCGCTTCCGGCGCGCGGCGGATCGCCTCGGCCACCGCATGCGCGCTTTCGAGCGCGGGAATGATGCCCTCGGCCCGGGCCAGCCGCCGCGCCGCTTCCAGCGCGTCCCTGTCGGACGCCGCGACATACTCAGCCCGCCCCTGATCGTGCAGCCACGCATGCTCCGGCCCCACCAGGGCGTAATCAAGCCCGGCGGACACCGAGTGCGTCAGCAGCACCTGCCCGTCGCCGTTCTGCAGCAGGTAGCTGTAGGCGCCCTGCAGCACGCCCGGCGAGCCGCCCGCAAATCGAGCTGCATGCTCGCCCGGCTCGAGCGTCCTGCCGCCGGCTTCAACGCCGATCAGGCGTACGCGCTCGTCGGGGATGAAAGCCGAGAAGATCCCGATGGCGTTCGAGCCGCCGCCCACGCAGGCGATCACCGCGTCCGGCAGCCTGCCGGCGCGCTCCAGAATCTGCCGCCGCGCCTCCTCTCCCGTCACGCGGTGGAACTCGCGCACCATCAACGGGTACGGGTGCGCGCCCAGCGCGGAGCCCAGCAGGTAATGCGTCGTCTCGACGTTCGTCACCCAGTCCCGCATCGCCTCGCTCACGGCGTCTTTCAGCGTCCGGCTGCCAGTTTTCACGCCGACCACGCGAGCGCCCAGCAGGCGCATGCGGAACACGTTGAGCCGCTGCCGCCGCATGTCTTCTTCGCCCATGTAGACGACGCACTCCATGCCGAACAGCGCGCAGACGCTCGCCGTGGCCACGCCGTGCTGCCCCGCGCCCGTCTCGGCGATGATGCGCCGCTTGCCCATGCGCCGCGCCAGCAGGATCTGCCCCAGGCAGTTGTTGATCTTGTGCGCGCCCGTGTGCAGCAGATCCTCGCGCTTGAGGAAAATCCGCGCCCCGCCCAGCTCCGCGCTCAGCCTCCCCGCTTCATACAGCGGCGTGGGCCGGCCGGCGTAGGTTTCCAGCAGCTCCTTCAGCTCCCGCTGAAACTCCGCGTCCTGCCTCGCCTCATGAAAGGCACGCTCCAGTTCCTCGAGCGGCGCCATCAGCGTCTCGGGCACGTAGCGCCCTCCGTAAGGACCGAAGTGGCCCCGCTCGTCAGGCCCCTGCATCCACTTTTCTGTCATCCCAGCTCCCGCACCGCGCGCACGAATGCGCGCACTTTTTCCGCGTCTTTGCGTCCCGGCGCGCTCTCCAGCCGCGAGCAGGCGTCCACGCCCCACGGCCGCGCCGCCCGGATCGCTTCTCCTACATTGTCCGGCCCCAGCCCCCCGGCGAGCACGATCCTCCCGGGAAGCCCCGCCGCCAGCGCCCAGTCGAACGTACGCCCCGTGCCGCCGCGCTGCGCGCCCGCCGGCGCATCCAGCAGGAACGCTTCCGCTTCGAAATGTTCCATCATGCGCCGCGCTTCAGGCCCTGCTTCCAGGGCCTTCCACCATCGCAGGCGCGGCACGCCGCAGTCTCCGTGCAATTGCGCGACTTCAATGCCCGCGGCCGCGGCGGTCTGTTCGATCCGCTCCGCCGTCTCGTCCACGAACACCCCCACGGCCAGCACGTTGCCCGGAATCCGCTCGATGATCCGCGCGGCGCGCTCCGGTTCGACATAGCGCGGGCTGCGCGGCCAGAAGTTGAACCCCAGCGCATCGGCGCCCGCGTCGCAGGCGGCCAGTGCATCCTCAAGTTCCGTAATGCCGCAGATCTTGACCAGCGTCACAGGCCGCGCAGCTCCTCGATCGCCCGCTTCGGATCGCCGCTCTTCATCAGATGCTCGCCCACCAGGAACGCCTGATAGCCGGCCGCCACGAGCCGCTCGACATCCGCTCTTCCATGGATGCCGCTCTCGGCCACGCGCACGGCATCTTTTGGAAGCCGCGCGGCCAGCCTCTCCGCCGTCTTCAGCGAGACCTCGAACGTCCGGAGGTTGCGGTTGTTGACGCCGATCAGCGCGGCGCCCGCTTCCAGAGCCTTGTCCAGATCCGCGTCGTCGTGCACTTCCACCAGAGCCGCCATTCCGTAGTGCTCCGCGGCGCGGCGGAACTGTTCGATCTGCTGCGCGGTCAGGATCGCCGCGATCAGCAGCACCGCATCGGCGCCCGCGGCTGCCGCTTCCACCACGTCGATTTCGTCCATCGTGAAATCCTTCCGCAGCACGGGCAGCGGCGCCGTGGCGCGCGCTGTTTTCAGATCGCCCAGCGACCCCTGGAAGTACTCGCGGTCTGTCAGCACGGACAGCGCCGCCGCGCCGCCGGCGAAATACGCGCGCGCCTGCGCCCCGGGGTTGAAATCCGCGCACAGCACGCCCCGGCTCGGGCTCGCTTTCTTGATCTCCGCGATGATGGCGGGCGTGCGGCGCAGCAGCGCCGCGCGGAAGTCGCGCCTCTGGCTTTTCTGGAACGCAGCCGTCAGCTCCAGGCTGCGCCTCTGCTCGAGCTTTTCCGCAACTTCCGCCTTCTTGGTTTCGACAATACGGGCAAGAATATCGGGCAGCGTCGATTCCATCGGGGGAATCTTTCACCTTAGCAGATCCGCTGCGCCGGCTGTCCCGTCCGCCTACAGCCGCCGCACGTCGAGCCCGGCGTCCCACTTCTCGCCGCTGCGCGCTACTTCCTCGTAGGTCAGCGTCCTGCCCGTGTAGGCGGCGGTGCGGCCGAGAATCGCGCTCAGCGTGCTCTCGGCGCCCTGCGCGGCTTCGTTGAGGAAACGCCCGCCAGTGATGCTTTCGATCCAGTGCCGCTCCTTCTCCGCATCGGCGTCTTCAATCGCGCCTTTGAACGCGCCCGTTACCGCCGCCGCCGTTTCCGTCTTCTCCGGTTTGCCGACGCCCGGCGCGTCCCACGGGCGCTTCCCGGTGATGCGCACCGGCGCGTCGTAGCGGAGTTCTGCGTTGCCTTCTTCGCCGAACAGGCGCACGGCTACGTCCCATTCGCCTTCGATGAACTGCGTGGAGGTCACCGTGACGTGCACATCGTTCGGGTACGTGAATGTCACGTTGTAATGGCTGGAACAGTCGCCCTGGTCGCGCCGCCCGCGCCGCCCGCAGGTGCCCTGCGCCGAGACCGGCAACGTATCCAGCAGCCAGTTGTTCAGGTCGACAAGATGGATGTTCTGCTCGACAAAGATGTCGCCGCTCAGAACTTTGTCATGGATCCAGTTCCGCAGCCGCCGCTCCTGCGGCGAGGCGTTGGGCCACTCGGGGCGGCGGATGGCCCCCGCGTAATAGTGCGACAGCCCGCAGACCAGCGCGCCCAGGTCGCCGCGCCGGATCCGCTCGCGGATCTGCACGTACGGCGGCGCATGGCGCAGCTGGAATCCGATGGCCAGGCTCAGCCGGCCCTGAGCCTTCCGTCCCGTCTCGATCACCTCCCGGCAGCCCGCCACGTCCACGGCCACGGGCTTCTCGCAATAGACGTGCTTGCCCGATGCCACCGCCTTCGCGAGATGCTCGGGATGGAAATACGGCGGCGTGGCGATGATCACCGCATCCACGGCGTTCGAGCCGAGCACGCGTTCCAGCGAGTCCGGTCCGGCGAACAGCTGCGCCCGGTCGATGGCCGGTTTCGACGCTTTCGCGGACGCCGTGTCCAGACGGTCTTTGGCCCGCGCCAGCTGCGCCTCGAACAGATCGCCCAGCGCGGTCACCACTGCGCCCGTGTTCGTGATGAACGATCCGGCCACGCCCGTGCCGCGCCCGCCGCAGCCGAACAGCGCCAGACGCACCGCGGAATTCATTTGCGTGCCGCGCACCCGTTCCGGCTTCACGATTGTGAAGCCCGCTGCTCCGAGAAACGCTCTCCTGTCCATTCGCAACTCCTTTCTACTTCGTCCGCGCGGCACGGCTCTCGCTCACCGTGAGCGTGCCGAAATCCAGCACGCGCCGCACCCCGCCGTGCGTCATCACGAGCCGCGGCTCGCCTGCCTTCCCCTGCAGGAACGGCCCGCCGAAGGCCGGCCATCCCGCATAATCCAGCGGCTTGCCATCCACGCGCGGCGTCTGCCCGTAGGCGAACTCGATCGTTTTGCCCCGCAGCGTGCGGAACTCGACGCGCGGCGCGGGCTCCAGAGAGAACTTCACGGGCAGCGCCAGCACGGCTTTCCGGAACGCGTCCAGGTTCGGATACTCGTCCATGCTGGCCGCCTGCACCACCGTTCCGTTCTTCAGGTACGGGCTGAACAGCCGGCGCCCGCCTCCCTCGATCGGCTTCCAGACGTAGGGCGCCAGCGGGCGGTAGGCAATCCACGTGCGCCCGCCCCGGCAGAAGATCCAGCCCGAGGCGTCTTCCACAAACTCCTCGAGATCTTTCGAGAAGAACCCGTTGATGTGCGGGAAGCGCGTGCCCGGCGGAATGTCGTACAGCGCGATCACCGCGTCCTCGCTCTGCACGATCTTCTCGTACGGCGAGCCGCCCAGCAGCTTGTCCGGCGAGTCATAGGTCGTCTTGGACCGCCACACCGCTTCCGTGCCGAAGTCGGGCGAGAACGTGAAATACTCCTCCAGCTCGATCATGCCCGAGTACGGGTGCAGCGAGAACAGCGTGTTGTGCACGCCCTCCGGATCATCCACGCGCCAGGTGACGTCCCAGGAGTGCTGCTGCACGGGCTGCAGCACGCCGCCCTGATCGGAACTCACCGCGTAGTCCTTCGTCATGTACGTCGTCTTGTAGACCTGCCCGTGCAGTTCATCGTTGAAGCGCCAGCGGTTGCGCGTGCGCTTCTTCTCGAGGTGCGTGTACGGGCGGCTCCGGTCTGTGGCGATCGCGCGGATGATGGCCGGCGGCTCGGGACCGTCCGCCAGCGCATAGTACAGCGAATAACCTCCGAACGGCGGCGTCTCCTTGCCCTGTCCGAACAGAAGCCAGGCGAAGTCCGCCGACACCCCGCGCCACTTCTCCACCACCTGCCGGTCGTCGGTGCGCGCGTGCGAGCCCACGTAGATGCCGTCCAGGCTCTCCACGGCGAAATCCGCCGCGATCCACTCGATCATCATCGAAGCCTGCTTTTTCATCCGCGCGTCTTCCGCCCAGGCGGCGAGGTAGGACAGCGGCAGAAGGTACACGCCGATGTAATGCGTGCAGTCGTACTCTCCCTGCCCCTTCGTCGTCGTCAGCTTCACCCAGCTCTCGATCCAGCGCCGCGCCTCTTCCAGGTTCTCCTTCGAGCTCTTCCCGTTGAACCACCCTTCGCCGTCCATCTCCGGCCACATCTGCGCCATCAGGTACATCGACGTGTAGTACAGCAGCCAGTGGTTCTCCGTGTCGCCGCGGAACGGATAATAGGCCTTCCACGATTTCCGCATCAGGGCGCGCGCCGAATCGCTCAGCTGCCCCCGGTCAAGATAGGCGATGGCGGTCATGGGAAACATCCAGAACATGTCGCCGCTGATGCCGCCCTCCAGCAGCTCGCGCAGCTTCTTCTCCGCGCCCGGGATGCCCTCCCGCAGCCAAAGGCGGGCCGCAATGCTGTGGTAGTGGAGCTTCTCGTCGTCGACGCGCGCCATCTTCTCGATCAGCCGCCGCCGCCTCTGCTCGTAATCCTGCGCCAGCACGCTCTGCGAAGCGATCACCGCCGCCAGGGCCATCGTTGCCAGCTTCTTCATCGCGCGCCTCCCGCCGGCACGAAGGCCATCCTCAGGATGATGCTCCCGGGCAGCCCGTCCACGCGCCACGTCCTGCCCGCATCCTCGGACACATACAGGGCCTCTTCGTGCACGCTCGCGTAGAGCCGCCCCGGCTTGTCCGGATCGAAGGCCACGCTCCAGACATCGGGCCGCGGCAGCCCCTGATTGCGCGCCTCCCACGTGACGCCGCCGTCCTCGCTCACCAGCACCCCCGGCCCCCAGCCGCAGACGGCGATCCGCCGCGCATCCGCGGGGTCGAAGGCGATGTCGTAGAGGTTCCGTCCCGCCGCCGGGTCGCGCGGCGTGGCCTCGAACGTCCGCCCCCCGTCCGTGCTGCGGAAGATGCCGCCCTTCTGCGTCACCGCCAGCCACAGGGACGCCTCGTGCGGAGACTGCTCCACGCGCATCGCCTGGAAGCCCGCCGCTCCGGCCGGCTTCCAGCTTCCGCCCAGATTGTCTGAAACATAAAAACCGTTTTCTGTACCAATGACCACCCGGCCTCTGTGGAGCCGGTCCAGCCGGATCGCTTTCCCGTAGCGCCTCGGCAGGCCCGCCGAGATTTCCCGCCACGTCGCGCCGCCGTCTTCCGATACCTGGAATCCCGTGGTGTGCCCGAACGCCAGCAGGCCGCCGGCGCCCGCGCTGATGTCCTGCAACTCGGTCACCGTTTCATCCGTGAGCACGCGCCACCGCCCCTGGCTGTCGATGCGGATGACGCCGTCGCCCGCGGCAAGAAACAGCGTGTCCGGCTTGCCCGGCAGCCACGCCATCGCCGTCAGCAGCGGATGCCGGTAGCCCTCGTTCACCCACGCCCCGTCCGCCTTCTTCACGAACACGCCGCTCGGCAGCAGCGCCGCTCCGACCACCCAGCCCTTCGTCGTCACGCCAAGAGCATGCAGGCGGTGCTCGCCGTATGCGCACAGCGCCGCCGCAGCGATCCACACAAGAACCCTCATGGGGTTCACACTATCAGATCGGGCGGCTCAGAAGCCCGTGATCGCGAGCACATGCTCCGCGCCGCCTGCCCGGATGCGGAAGCGGTTCGGGCCCGCCGCCAGGCCCAGCTCCACAGTCAGGCTGT
This DNA window, taken from Bryobacteraceae bacterium, encodes the following:
- a CDS encoding chorismate mutase: MQGAERNQPLTAEEAQAALDELRRKIDVLDLQILDLLNRRALVAAQIGDVKKAAALPVYEPKREEEVFHNVTSKNPGPLSESAVRRLFERIIDEMRLLQKERLRKEQER
- the trpC gene encoding indole-3-glycerol phosphate synthase, with the translated sequence MESTLPDILARIVETKKAEVAEKLEQRRSLELTAAFQKSQRRDFRAALLRRTPAIIAEIKKASPSRGVLCADFNPGAQARAYFAGGAAALSVLTDREYFQGSLGDLKTARATAPLPVLRKDFTMDEIDVVEAAAAGADAVLLIAAILTAQQIEQFRRAAEHYGMAALVEVHDDADLDKALEAGAALIGVNNRNLRTFEVSLKTAERLAARLPKDAVRVAESGIHGRADVERLVAAGYQAFLVGEHLMKSGDPKRAIEELRGL
- the trpA gene encoding tryptophan synthase alpha chain; amino-acid sequence: MLPMESTERITQRFAAARAAGRPALITYLTAGDPRPERTPALALALERGGADILELGVPFSDPIADGPVIQEASDRALKAGTTVERVLEIAAEIRRRSEMAIVLFSYINPLMRYGFDRLCRDARAAGVDGVLITDLSVEEAEEPVEAMRRHGLDRIFLAAPTSTDRRLDLVAQYSSGFVYVVSRTGVTGARDTVSQSVEDLARRLRARTALPLAVGFGISKRAHVEEVGRYADGAIVGSAVMRVVDGSADEELEARLEQLCRELSGTNR
- a CDS encoding dehydrogenase gives rise to the protein MDRRAFLGAAGFTIVKPERVRGTQMNSAVRLALFGCGGRGTGVAGSFITNTGAVVTALGDLFEAQLARAKDRLDTASAKASKPAIDRAQLFAGPDSLERVLGSNAVDAVIIATPPYFHPEHLAKAVASGKHVYCEKPVAVDVAGCREVIETGRKAQGRLSLAIGFQLRHAPPYVQIRERIRRGDLGALVCGLSHYYAGAIRRPEWPNASPQERRLRNWIHDKVLSGDIFVEQNIHLVDLNNWLLDTLPVSAQGTCGRRGRRDQGDCSSHYNVTFTYPNDVHVTVTSTQFIEGEWDVAVRLFGEEGNAELRYDAPVRITGKRPWDAPGVGKPEKTETAAAVTGAFKGAIEDADAEKERHWIESITGGRFLNEAAQGAESTLSAILGRTAAYTGRTLTYEEVARSGEKWDAGLDVRRL
- the trpB gene encoding tryptophan synthase beta chain, which produces MTEKWMQGPDERGHFGPYGGRYVPETLMAPLEELERAFHEARQDAEFQRELKELLETYAGRPTPLYEAGRLSAELGGARIFLKREDLLHTGAHKINNCLGQILLARRMGKRRIIAETGAGQHGVATASVCALFGMECVVYMGEEDMRRQRLNVFRMRLLGARVVGVKTGSRTLKDAVSEAMRDWVTNVETTHYLLGSALGAHPYPLMVREFHRVTGEEARRQILERAGRLPDAVIACVGGGSNAIGIFSAFIPDERVRLIGVEAGGRTLEPGEHAARFAGGSPGVLQGAYSYLLQNGDGQVLLTHSVSAGLDYALVGPEHAWLHDQGRAEYVAASDRDALEAARRLARAEGIIPALESAHAVAEAIRRAPEAKGQVFIVNLSGRGDKDTDIYRENFPELDAADGVD
- the trpF gene encoding N-(5'-phosphoribosyl)anthranilate isomerase, producing the protein MTLVKICGITELEDALAACDAGADALGFNFWPRSPRYVEPERAARIIERIPGNVLAVGVFVDETAERIEQTAAAAGIEVAQLHGDCGVPRLRWWKALEAGPEARRMMEHFEAEAFLLDAPAGAQRGGTGRTFDWALAAGLPGRIVLAGGLGPDNVGEAIRAARPWGVDACSRLESAPGRKDAEKVRAFVRAVRELG
- a CDS encoding 3-deoxy-7-phosphoheptulonate synthase, with product MIIIMEKGATEEQIEAVIEKLIGLDFNVHRSTGEVHTVLGAVGPSELVDPDEFKVMPGVMECHRVMTPYQRAARAAKAERTVIRLKNARAGEVAIGGQNLVLMAGPGSVEGEEQLFRCAELAARGGAKLFRAGGLRAHLSPLNLTAPDAGALALMRRAADTFGMFLAGEATEAGDVPALEEHADVLLIGSRNMQNYPLLRAAGRARKPVLLKRGAAATVQELLVSADMILEGGNEAVMLCERGVRTYGSYTKNTLDVTAIPVLHKLSHLPVLADPCRAAGRRDLAPALAAASVAAGADGLLLDVHPDPSKVLAEGAQSLEPEQFVELVKQLKALAAAMGRSF